One part of the Terriglobia bacterium genome encodes these proteins:
- a CDS encoding Rieske (2Fe-2S) protein has translation MAMWQKIASKSDLPGDGEAREFTLGEKVVCIASVDGTYAAMDNVCVHRGGPLGQGVILDGKVVCPWHGWMYDPKTGAADVSPDAHVTIYPIKLEGEDVLIEV, from the coding sequence ATAGCCATGTGGCAAAAGATCGCAAGCAAATCCGACCTGCCGGGCGACGGCGAAGCCCGGGAGTTCACCCTCGGCGAGAAGGTCGTCTGCATTGCCAGCGTTGACGGCACGTATGCGGCGATGGACAACGTCTGCGTGCACCGCGGCGGGCCGCTGGGGCAGGGAGTGATCCTGGACGGCAAAGTGGTCTGCCCATGGCACGGCTGGATGTACGACCCCAAGACGGGCGCCGCCGACGTCAGTCCCGATGCGCACGTGACGATTTATCCAATCAAGTTGGAAGGTGAGGACGTGTTGATCG
- a CDS encoding NADH-quinone oxidoreductase subunit B: MSSWLQNKFEKNFLISTVDYVFNWARKSAIWPMTFGLACCAIEMIASSTSRFDIARFGSEVFRPSPRQSDLMIVAGTVTLKMAPVVKRIYDQMPDPKWVISMGACSSVGGPFNTYAVLQGVDKIVPVDVYVIGCPPRPENLFYALLKLQDKIDQMSLAKKPTEVRLDQDMAENFKRQVMIAQTLQPK, encoded by the coding sequence ATGTCCTCCTGGTTGCAAAACAAATTCGAAAAGAATTTTCTCATCAGCACGGTGGATTACGTCTTCAACTGGGCGCGGAAGTCGGCCATCTGGCCGATGACCTTCGGCCTGGCGTGCTGCGCCATCGAGATGATCGCCTCCTCCACCTCGCGCTTCGACATCGCGCGCTTCGGCAGCGAGGTGTTCCGTCCCAGCCCGCGGCAGAGCGATCTGATGATCGTCGCCGGCACGGTGACGCTGAAGATGGCGCCGGTGGTGAAGCGCATTTACGACCAGATGCCCGATCCCAAGTGGGTAATCTCCATGGGCGCGTGCTCTTCGGTCGGCGGGCCGTTCAATACCTACGCGGTGCTGCAGGGCGTGGACAAGATCGTGCCGGTGGACGTGTACGTGATCGGCTGCCCGCCGCGGCCGGAGAACCTGTTCTACGCGCTGCTCAAGCTGCAGGACAAGATTGACCAGATGTCGCTGGCCAAAAAGCCCACCGAAGTCCGCCTCGACCAAGACATGGCGGAGAACTTCAAGCGCCAGGTCATGATCGCGCAGACGCTGCAACCGAAATAG